One Aegilops tauschii subsp. strangulata cultivar AL8/78 chromosome 7, Aet v6.0, whole genome shotgun sequence genomic window carries:
- the LOC120969008 gene encoding uncharacterized protein, giving the protein MANRPSVPKFGTWDSDNVGYTVYFNKVRENKGATAPPLQRPFNPNDPEEEAPRVIIPGSRPATSSGDRAAPHQNGHQHRRAGSSTAEKSKFAPPPQYQPRPQPTHHQPPAGHGGDNGNHRPSSGHGSDHGHHHHHRPAGHGSDHGHHHHRPAGHGAHHKPHEARYKPAGARARSASPNHAPVSCLPAGLMGSRRLTTRGTQGRQRPTAVPKFGAWDEQSGGAQGYTVMFDRVKHDREAARRGGVRNLPRRRMPSPESYTAARRPRHTPFYSKMFGCLIPHTRD; this is encoded by the exons ATGGCC AATCGGCCGAGCGTGCCCAAGTTTGGCACCTGGGACAGCGACAATGTGGGTTACACGGTCTACTTCAATAAGGTGCGCGAGAACAAGggcgccaccgcgccgccgctCCAGCGGCCGTTCAACCCCAACGACCCGGAGGAGGAGGCCCCGAGGGTGATCATCCCGGGCTCCAGGCCGGCCACCTCCAGCGGCGACCGCGCGGCGCCGCACCAGAACGGCCACCAGCACCGCCGGGCCGGCAGCAGCACCGCCGAGAAGAGCAAgttcgcgccgccgccgcagtaCCAGCCGCGGCCACAGCCCACCCACCACCAGCCTCCGGCCGGACACGGCGGCGACAACGGCAACCACCGCCCTTCGTCCGGGCACGGCAGCGACCacggccaccaccaccaccaccgcccgGCCGGGCACGGCAGCGACCacggccaccaccaccaccgcccgGCCGGGCACGGCGCGCACCACAAGCCGCATGAAGCGAGGTACAAGCCGGCGGGGGCCCGGGCGCGGTCCGCCTCGCCGAACCACGCGCCGGTGAGTTGCCTACCTGCTGGCT TGATGGGCTCGCGCCGACTGACGACGCGTGGCACGCAGGGGCGGCAGAGGCCGACGGCGGTGCCCAAGTTCGGGGCGTGGGACGAGCAGAGCGGGGGGGCGCAGGGGTACACGGTGATGTTCGACCGGGTGAAGCATGACCGGGAGGCGGCCCGCCGCGGCGGGGTGCGGAACCTCCCTCGCCGCCGCATGCCGTCGCCGGAGAGCTACACGGCCGCGAGGCGGCCCCGGCACACCCCCTTCTACTCCAAG ATGTTCGGGTGCTTGATCCCTCACACCAGGGACTGA